The following coding sequences are from one Humulus lupulus chromosome X, drHumLupu1.1, whole genome shotgun sequence window:
- the LOC133806053 gene encoding uncharacterized protein LOC133806053, translated as MKIPCPHACAAAQEHNISMYALCSQYYTRECWKSTYEGTIMLVGDEDDWELPEDIKNIQVGVPIEKKPIGRLKKQKVGRIRKNRYPSNGDKVVIQRCCSKCGGFFLVFSPL; from the exons ATGAAGATTCCTTGTCCACATGCATGTGCTGCTGCTCAAGAACATAATATTAGCATGTACGCATTGTGCTCTCAATATTACACAAGAGAGTGTTGGAAGAGCACATATGAGGGGACAATTATGCTAGTTggtgatgaggatgattgggaattgcCTGAAGACATTAAGAACATCCAAGTTGGAGTACCGATTGAGAAGAAACCTATAGGCCGACTGAAGAAGCAAAAGGTCGGACGAATTAGGAAAAATCGATATCCTTCTAATGGAGACAAGGTTGTGATACAACGATgttgtagcaagtgtggtg Gtttttttctggttttttctccattatga